A window of the Gossypium hirsutum isolate 1008001.06 chromosome A05, Gossypium_hirsutum_v2.1, whole genome shotgun sequence genome harbors these coding sequences:
- the LOC107959931 gene encoding uncharacterized protein, which translates to MKHKNKGKVYPSPSPPSSSPSPSPSPLPSSSGDDYLSILKLLPAAILALASLLSVEDKEVLAYMITRSLKTTTTVAAGAISASNNPSLTSQDFPSSKKASPKKPPPPTVSKLTQNRGASTHKPPVFDCDCFDCYTSYWFRWDSSPNLELIHQIIEAFEDHLTKGESQKLSKKNARPKRRDCSSRTATPVSGSPVQPDNEVSGLENPTMEATLFSDDVISMEKEEVDEVEEVTEVAKDADGEVRRAAAATATATATATSNHKGLARKMLPDVLGLFNSRLWRLWNPNV; encoded by the coding sequence ATGAAGCACAAAAACAAAGGTAAAGTTTACCCCTCCCCTTCTCCGCCGTCGTCGTCTCCGTCTCCGTCTCCATCGCCTCTGCCGTCTTCGTCTGGCGATGACTATCTTTCGATTCTCAAGCTTCTCCCAGCCGCCATTTTAGCTCTAGCTTCACTCCTTTCCGTCGAAGACAAAGAAGTTTTAGCTTACATGATAACCAGGTCCCTCAAAACGACCACCACCGTCGCCGCTGGCGCCATCTCCGCCTCCAACAACCCTTCTTTGACCTCTCAAGATTTCCCCTCTTCTAAGAAAGCATCTCCCAAGAAGCCGCCACCGCCAACCGTCTCCAAACTGACCCAAAACCGTGGCGCTTCCACCCACAAACCACCTGTTTTCGACTGCGATTGTTTCGACTGCTACACGAGCTACTGGTTTCGTTGGGATTCTTCCCCTAACCTTGAGCTTATCCATCAAATTATTGAAGCTTTCGAAGATCATTTAACCAAAGGGGAATCCCAGAAGCTTTCCAAGAAAAACGCCCGCCCCAAACGAAGGGACTGTAGCAGCAGAACCGCTACACCGGTATCCGGTAGCCCGGTTCAGCCCGACAACGAGGTTTCCGGCTTGGAGAATCCTACCATGGAAGCAACCCTTTTTTCTGATGACGTCATTTCAATGGAGAAAGAAGAGGTAGATGAAGTGGAAGAAGTGACGGAAGTAGCGAAGGATGCTGACGGGGAAGTGCGGCGGGCGGCGGCGGCGACGGCGACGGCGACGGCGACGGCGACGAGTAACCACAAAGGTTTGGCTAGGAAAATGTTGCCGGACGTATTAGGATTATTTAATTCTCGTTTATGGCGTCTTTGGAATccaaatgtataa